The nucleotide window ACTGATCGCTCCGCTGCAAATCGCGCAGAATCTCCTCGACCATCAGCTTCGACCGGCCATAGGGGTTGGTCGCCGAGAGCGGATGATCCTCCGTCAGCGGCAACCGTTGCGGATCGCCATACACGGTGGCCGACGAGCTGAACACCAACTGCTTCACACCGCATTCACCCATCGCCTCCAACAACCGCAAGGTGCCGACCACGTTATTGTCGTAGTAGGACAACGGCTGCTCGACGGACTCGCCCACGGCCTTCAGCCCGGCAAAATGGATAACCGCAGTAGCCTTGCTCGCCCGTAAGGCAGCCACCAGAGCTGCACGATCGCGACAGTCGCCGCGGACTAACGGGACAGACTTTCCCGTGATGCGCTGCACGCGCGCCAAGGCTTCAGGGTGGCTGTTACTGAAATTATCGAAGACGGTGACCTCAAATCCTGCTTGCAGCAACTCCACACAGGTATGCGATCCAATATATCCAGCACCGCCAGTGACCAGAATCATTGCCCTACCTCCAATCGATCAGTCCCGCCAGCGCCGTCTCGCGAGCCCCACACATCACAGCACACACGTTATCCGTGCCCAGCTTATCAAACTGGGGACGAAGGTCAAACGATGCCTGCCATCCTGCGCCGCCCCCACGCTCCATTCATCCCATCAAGATCGGACCACGGCACTATCTCGAAGGTCCACGGCGAAAGACGATGAATCCCTTTCAATCTCACGGCCTCTCATAAGCCAAGCCGTTTCGATCCTGCCACCCACAGTGGTGTATTACAGAATCCCCGTGTATCTTGAAGCATCGACCTTCAGGCTAGAGGAGCAGAATGTTCGAACAGCGCGCGATCGTAGGGCATAGATTTCAGACCTCCCCCTTGATCCGATGCCGATACGGAATCGTACTTCAGATCGTCTGGTTCACAGCGATCCTCGCGACACCCCTTGCCTCCTGGGCCCAGGATCCACAACCACTATCTCCTGAGCGCCTAGCGGAACAAGCCAAAGCGGTGTGGGATAGCGGGGCAGTGATACCAGCACTCGATTTGCTCAAAGAAGGGATTCATCGCCATCCTGAAGCGCTCACGCTCCATAAACTGCGCGGCGATATTCTGGCCGCCGCCCGCGGCCCTCAGGAAGCCGTGCAGGCTTACGAGACCGCCCTCGCCCAACAACCGACCGCCTTGGACATCCGCTGGGCCAAATGGAGTGTCTTGATGCACTGGGGCCAGGCGGAGGAATCCCTTGCCGAACTGCAACGCATTGCGGAGATCGACCCTCAGAATCCGCTGGTCCATCTGCGGCTGGCTCAGGAACTGCGCAAGCTCGACCGCCTGGAGGATTCGCTGAAGTCCTATCAGCACGCGGTAGCCCTGGCGCCGGGGTTACTGGGGTGGAGACTTGCGATGGCGCGCGCGCGCTTCGATGTTTTAGACTATCGCGGCGCCGATGCCGACGTGCAATACGTCATTGCCACGGCGCCCCCAGGCTCTCCGTTGGAGCTCCCGGCCAAGAACCAACTCGCGCAACATTACGAGTCGATGGAACGAGGCCGCCGCTTTACTCCGGCGCTGACACCGGATGCGACCGAGCAACAGCTGAAAGAATGGGCCGCCATTCGCGCCGATGCCTGGAGGCTGTTCTCGACCGGTCATTTCCAAGAAGCCGAGCCGATCTACCGGCGGATTGTTACTCTCAACCCCAGAGACACGCTGGCCACCCATCAACTCGGGCTGACCCTCATGCAGCTGGGCCGATGCAAGGATGCGCTGGCCATCTTTGGAAACGTGCTCAACATGAACCCCAGCGAAGACGACTACGCGGATACCGTCTTTCGGATGGGCCAGTGTCTGGTGGAATTAGAACAGTGGGAAGACGCCTTCGTACATTTCCAAACGCTCTACGACACCGCCGTCGAGTTTGAACAAAACAACAAAGACGTCCAACTGCCTGCCGGCACACGCGTACTCGCAAAAGACAAACTCGCCCGATGGCTCGACAAGATTCGCCCGCATGTCCCTGAATTAGCCCGGATGAGCACCGCCGAAGCGGCGGCGGTCCCCGCTCCGTCCGGCGTGAAATCTCCGGCCGCGGCACTGGCGGAGGAAGCCCTGTTTGAAAAGGCGCTGGAACGGCTGACACCACAGAAACCGTTGGACTCGCAAGCTTCGCTCATGGGCCGCGACGCCGACTTCAGCTGGTTTCGCTTCGTCATTTCGTCCGGCAAAGTCATCCGCGACGATTACCCAACCGGCGCGCACGAATTCATTCCGCTGAATCCGAATGACACCTTCCCCGTCACGCAACCGGACATCTATCTGGTATTCGGACTCGTCTCAGCCTCGTATGACGCCGTGCCACTATCCGCGCAATGTTTTTTGGAACTCGCCGAAGTCACCGGCGAAGCCACGCCCGTCGCGCAGGACCAGGTGATGATGGCCATGAATGACCAGTCCGGCTACTTCCGTCTCTCTGCGCCCAAAACAGGATGGGCCCCGGGCCTCTACCGCTGTGGATTATTCGCCGGAGAACGGACCTCCGCCTACACGCAAGCCGACGAAGTGCGATTCAGGATTATCAACCCACTACGGTCGGTTGAATAACCCGCTCAACCCAAGCTTCGAGAACCAGAACTACGCTGCGACGAGAGGATCGAGTTGGCTCCGGATCGTCTGGGCCAAGGCGTGATAGCCCTCTGACATCTCCAGGAAATGCCGCCGCCGTATATCCTCTTCAGCTCGCGCCCCTGCCTGGCCATAGGTGCGCGCTGCGCTCTCATAGACCGATGCCAGAGACCAGCGAATCGGCGCCTGACGCAGCTGGCGCTTGGCGACATACTCATGGAGCGGCTGCCGGGCGATCATGTCCAGCAGGGCTTGCGCCCGGTGCAAGCTGGTATGAGCCGCCATGACGGTGTCGTGCCCCTGCCGGGCGATGGCTTTCCGCTCGGCTGGATGCGCATGATAATAGTCGGTGAGCTCAACGATACGATCGACATTCCCCTTCTCATACAGCACGCAATGCGTCCGGTCCTGGAATAAGTCGTCGAACCCGTTCCCCACACGCTCCGTCAGCAGCAATGCGCCGCAGGCCATGGCCTGGAATGTCCTAAAGTTTACGTCGTTTGCGACGGATTGGTTCAACACCAGCATCGATCGGTTGAAGGTCTCAAGATAAGGCCCGGACTGCACCACCACCGGATACCGAGTCTGCAGACGCCGGATCAGGTCGACGCGATCGGGGTTTCTGGCAGCATTGAGCGTGCCGATGAACGACAGCGGAATGTCTCTGGCGAATCCACGATCCTGGTCCTGCGACCGGTGGCAGAACAACGGCATCCACGAGACATGCTGCCGGTCTCCGTCAAGTTGATAGGCTGGCACCCAGTCCTTCTGCGCGACAAAGATCGCATCGAAGGCCGTCGCGTAGTGGAGATGCCAACTAAAATGGATGTGCGAATCGATCACATACCAGACCACCGGCACCGGAATCGCTTCCAGCCCCAGCACCAGAGGATAGGTGCTTTCATCCCCCAGCACAATCAGATCCGGGAACCAGTTGGATGGAAGGCGCGCCAGCAGATCCTTGGCGTCAAGCAACGAGCGCAGAAGCGGGACATCGGCTGTCCGATGGTACCCGGCCCATTTCACATCATGACCGAGCTGCCGGAACGATTCTAGAAAGTAGGCGTTCCCGAGATGCAAAATCTTCATAGTGACTCGATGATCGTGACTGCCGGGTGGTCTAGCAGTCCCCTGTGCCGATAATGAGGCAGCGGGAAACTCTACCGCGAGCATGAGTGACCGTTGCTGCTAGTTCTTCAATCGGCTAGAACCGCGGCGAACTTGAGAATTCTCCCTTCGCGGGCGAATTCCGATCGACGGGGCCCTCTCTCGCTCAAGGGGACTCATCACCGCATGAATGTCTTGCCTACCCTGACGGCCAAACGGTTCCTTCTCCGGCAAATTCTTCCGAGCCCCCATCACGACAGCCATAATCGGCTGCCGACGCCCCTTAATTGGCACGGCGTGCTCCTCCCGGGAAACCGGCATCCCGCCTCGCATGCCCGCGTGCGCCCCTATTGACTCATCATCTGATTCTCGCTAGCCTTCGCGCATTGACCTTTTGCACGCCGATAAGGAGAAACGATCATGACCCCAGCTCGTCTTGCCATGCTACTGGTGATAGGCATGTTGCTGCCCTCGGCAGCGATGGCCGCCTCGCCGGTCCGTGAATCACACGTCGAATATTCAGCCGACAGCACGATGGAATCGGACGGTGGTATGAGCATGAAATCCCGCGTCTACCACACCCCCGACAAGGATCGGACAGAGATGGGCGGCGCGGACGGCAGCATCATGATTATGCGCAGGGATAAGAATGTCATGTGGCAGCTGTTCGGCGACATGTATATGGAATTGCCGCTGGCCCAGTCCAACGCGGGCGGCATGGAAGACTTGGAGATTCTCGAACAGAAGGACGTCGGAGAAGAAACGATTAATGGAATCAAGACAACAAAATCAAAAATCATCGCGGTAAAAAAAGACGGGAACAAATTCGGCGGATTCTTCTGGACAAGCCGCGAAGGCATCACCGTGAGAATGGATCTGCTTTCAAAGGAAGGCGATAAGAAGATCCGCATGTTCAGTGAGCTGACGAACCTCAAGATCGGGAAACAGGATCCGGCCCTGTTTGAAATCCCCGCCGGCTACACCAAGAACGACATGGGCGCCATGATGGGCCAGGGGGGCATGCCCAACCTGGACGAAATGATGAAGAACGCGGGAGACGAGCGGCCCAAAGAGAAACGGCCGGCGAAAGAGAGCAGCCGGAGCAAACCCGCCGAGAGTGACAGCCCCGTGGACATGAATAAGATGCTGAAGGGCATCTTCGGCCGGTAAGGGAGAATCCTACGATGCACCTACGCAGAATATTCGGCTATACCGCCATCTTCCTGGTTCTTGCCGCTCCCGCTGTCCGCGCGGACGATATCTGCCTGGGCGATGAGGAAGAAAAAGCGGCCAAGGCTCAGGTGGCCGCGCTGCGCAAGGCGGAATCGTCAGGACAACCGGCCGCTCTGTTCATCGCCTACCGATCCATTATGAACAACGACTGTATTGATCGGTACGATAAGACCGCCATGGCCACGGCCAAGGCAAATCTGACGAAGCTCGGGCGAGACCTCGCCAAAACCGCCGAAGCGAAGGGGGTCTTCTACTCCCCTGAGCCGGTGCGACCGGATGGACACACGTCGGCCTTTCGCTATTTCGACGCCATCGGAGACTATCCGGAAGCCAACCGGGTCATGCTGAAGGCCATGCACCTGAAACCGGAAGATCTGCAATTATTCAAAATAGCCTGGGCCATCGACCAAGGCCGTACCGCCGGCTCACGAGACCCCCGCACAGGAGAACAGCCGCCCTATGTCTCGCCACCGGCCTATCGCCAGGAGCTGACGAAAATCGCATCGACGAACGCCGACCGGCTCATGAAGGCCGAGGAGAAAGACGCGCCGGGCCTCTCCGGCAGCGCGGCAGACGTCTCGGTGTCGACCATGAGTTCTCTCCAAAAACTGAGAACGGCCGCAGAATGGATGACCTATGCGCCGGGGGGCGACAAGCCCGCGAAGGATCGAGCCGACCAGCGCGGCGACACCATCATGAAGCGCTCCGACCCCACGTTTACCCACATGAATGCCACCCTCTACTATGAATTCTCCGGCTCTCCCAAGGGGAAAGAAATCGCCGCCCAGCTCAAGAAGAAGGGCGAGGAATCCCAGCGCGCCATGGAAAAGACCGGGAATAAGCTGAAAGAGGCGATCACGGAGCAAAGCGCGGCCGATCAGAAAAAGTTCGACAAGAAGAAGGCCGATCTCGAAAAAGAATTAGGGTTCTAGCGGACGGCTTCCGGCCCCCGGCTTGATGGAGGGAAGCACCAGGCGCAGGGGCCTGCTCCCCATCGGATGACCCGAGACGATCACACCATGGCTGCCGTCCCTTCCCTTACGACCGCACGGCTGCTCCTTCGGCCGTTTCACCTCTCGGATGCTCCCAACATACAGCAACTCGCAGGAGCCGAAGAAGTCGCCGCCGGCACATTTTTTCCGCATCCATACGAAGACGGCATGGCCGAGCAATGGATCGTGGACCAGGAACAGGCCCATGAGAGCGGCACCGCCGTCAGCTTCGCCATCACCCTTGCTGACCATGCGACATTCATCGGATCCATCAGCCTAGACATTGTCTCAATCCACCAGCACGCGCGACTCGGCTACTGGCTCGGTGTCCCCTACTGGAATCACGGCTACGGGACCGAAGCCGTGGGCGCGGTCCTGCACTACGGCTTTATGCAATTGAATCTGCACCGCATCTACAGCCCGCACTTTCAGGGCAACGCGGCATCGGGGCGAGTTCTACAGAAAGTAGGGATGACCTACGAAGGCCGGATGCGAGAACACTACGTCCGCTTCGGCAGACCTGTCGATCTCGAACTCTACGGCATGCTGAAGCGGGAATTCATGGAGCGCACCTGAGAAACGACGGGTAGATCAGAGCTCGATCCGATGGCGGATCGTGTAGCGGCCTGAAAACTGTTCGCCGGGAGGCAGGCGCTTCAACCCCCACTCAGGATGATTGAAGGCATCCGATGCACAGGTCATCGGTTCAATGGCGAACGCGCGGCGCGGCGCATCGGCAATCGCATCCCCGGTGTACACCACAATGGCGGAGAACGAACGGTCCATCGTTACCTCAATTACCCGGCCACTTCCGGCGTGACGCAGCGAGGCCGTCGCCATTCCCTCCGCATCGCGATCGAGTTGCACGTAACAATGATTGAACTTCTTCTCGCCGATCCGGCGAAAGTCTCGACAATCCCACTCGGTGCCTGTTGCGGGGAGAATCGTTCCCGTCGGTGTGAGCTGGTCATTGAATTCCAGAAAACCCGCGGCCGGAATCCTGGTTTCGGCTTCGTCGATTAATGGAGTGCCCACCGTGAAGTAGGGATGAAACCCCACCCCGACCGGCGCGGGGCGCGTCCCGGCATTCTGCACAGTGAACGAGCAGGATAATCCCGTTTCGTCTAAGCCATAGGTGACTTGGAGCATGAGTGAAAACGGATAGCCCTTGCTGCCGTATTGTTCCGCCTCAAGGCGAACATCAAAACTGACGCAGCTCGCTTCCGAACGAGACACCTGCCACGGCAAGGTCCGGACAAAACCGTGAATCGCGTTGGGACCTTCCTTATCGTTTCGTTCGAGCTGAAACGGCTCGCCGTCGAATGTATAACGGCCTGCCGCGATGCGGCCGGGAAACGGAATCAGCACATCCCCTTGCCCGCCCTTCTTGTGACTGCCACCAGAATAGCCCCAGACGATGTCCATCTCGCTGCCGTCGGCTTCCACCAGAAAATACCGGCGTAGTGACGCGCCCCAGGGGGAAACAATCGCCCGCTGGTTGCCGAAGGACAGCAGGATCTCTGTGTCGGGAGTCATAGTCATCGTCATGGAACCGGAGTATAGCATTGAGCGGAGCACTCATCATACCGGCCTATTTCATTTGCCGCCGCCGATAGGCAAGATACCTGTCGTACAGTGGACCCCGCCCCTCGCGGAGAACCGGGAAACAACAGCATGTGGCTTGTGTATATCGTCGAATGTGCCGATAAGAGCCTGTATACCGGAGTCACCAGCGATCTGGAGAAGCGGATGGCCGCTCATGCCGCCGGCAAAGGCGCCAAGTACACCAAACCGCGCAGACCACTGATCCTTCGCTATACCGAGACCGTCGCCTCACGAGGGGACGCGTTACGGCGGGAAGCCGCGATCAAGTCCCTGAACCGATCCGGCAAGCTGACGCTCATTGACTCATACAAGCAACAGGCGGTGAGCCTGACGTAACCAGCGCCGGTCCCCAGGTGGCCGTCTCTATTGCCGTTGGGCTCTAGCCTAGGTGCTGCTCCCATGGCATAGTGCCTAAGAGATTTTATTCAGGAGCCCGTACATGCCGCACTTACTCTCGCTTGCCAAGATCGTCCAATCACTGTTGGAACCGGGCTCCGTCGTACCAGCCCGCCTGCGCGATCGTTTACCTGAAGACACGGCCCAAGCCGTAGAGCGAGCCCTGCGCGCCCTCGCGGAAGTGGCCAGGCAGCAACATCACCAAGCGCGGGCGTCAGGGACCTATGCGGCCCTCCATGAAGAGCAGGATACCCTTCTCGCCGAGATCGCGATTCAGACGCGAGCCGTCAGATCTGACCTCACCCTCACGCCCCAGGAAGCCGTCCGCCGGATTCTCTTGATCGTGGGCTTTGCCAGAACAGTTCTGGATAATGATCCACAGCTCGAAGAACAGCTGGGGCCCGGTGTCGGCGCGTTCTTTGAGAAATTGGACCGAGTGGAATTCAGAGACGGGACCGGCGGCTGAACAAGAAGACTCCGCGAGGGTCGACGCCGCAAAAGGCCGCGTGATTTCTCTCGGGAAAACCGGTATCCTTCCTGACCGATGCCGATACTGTATTCCGGCCGGTACAAGGAAGGAAATCCATGAGCTCGACACCCGGTCTCAGCACCACCAAGCAGTTTCGCAACCTCCTCCTCTCCGACCAGCTGGAATTCATCTGTGAAGCCCACAACGGTCTGAGCGCCAAGATCGTCCAGGAAGCCGGCTTTAAAGGCATCTGGGCCAGCGGCCTGTCGATCTCGGCCCAATTCGGCGTGCGCGACAACAACGAAGCCAGTTGGACGCAGGTGCTCGAAACCCTGGAGTTCATGTCCGACGCGACCACGATTCCAATTCTCCTCGACGGCGATACCGGCTACGGCAACTTCAACAACATGCAGCGCCTCGTCCGCAAGTTGGAGCAGCGCAAGATCGCCGCGGTCTGCATCGAAGACAAGCTCTTCCCTAAGACGAATAGTTTCATCAAGGGCGACGCCCAACCCATGGCGGATATGCACGAGTTCTGCGGCAAGATCAAAGCCGGCAAAGACGCGCAGAGCGACCCAAACTTTTCCATCATTGCCCGGGTCGAATCCTTCATCTGCGGCTGGGGGCTCGCCGAAGCGCTGCGCCGCGCCGAAGCCTATCGCCAAGCCGGCGCCGACGGCATTCTCATCCACAGCGCATTGGCCGTGCCCGATGAAATCCTGGCGTTCAAGCAG belongs to Nitrospira lenta and includes:
- a CDS encoding aldose 1-epimerase, which translates into the protein MTPDTEILLSFGNQRAIVSPWGASLRRYFLVEADGSEMDIVWGYSGGSHKKGGQGDVLIPFPGRIAAGRYTFDGEPFQLERNDKEGPNAIHGFVRTLPWQVSRSEASCVSFDVRLEAEQYGSKGYPFSLMLQVTYGLDETGLSCSFTVQNAGTRPAPVGVGFHPYFTVGTPLIDEAETRIPAAGFLEFNDQLTPTGTILPATGTEWDCRDFRRIGEKKFNHCYVQLDRDAEGMATASLRHAGSGRVIEVTMDRSFSAIVVYTGDAIADAPRRAFAIEPMTCASDAFNHPEWGLKRLPPGEQFSGRYTIRHRIEL
- a CDS encoding GNAT family N-acetyltransferase — its product is MAAVPSLTTARLLLRPFHLSDAPNIQQLAGAEEVAAGTFFPHPYEDGMAEQWIVDQEQAHESGTAVSFAITLADHATFIGSISLDIVSIHQHARLGYWLGVPYWNHGYGTEAVGAVLHYGFMQLNLHRIYSPHFQGNAASGRVLQKVGMTYEGRMREHYVRFGRPVDLELYGMLKREFMERT
- a CDS encoding tetratricopeptide repeat protein, whose protein sequence is MFEQRAIVGHRFQTSPLIRCRYGIVLQIVWFTAILATPLASWAQDPQPLSPERLAEQAKAVWDSGAVIPALDLLKEGIHRHPEALTLHKLRGDILAAARGPQEAVQAYETALAQQPTALDIRWAKWSVLMHWGQAEESLAELQRIAEIDPQNPLVHLRLAQELRKLDRLEDSLKSYQHAVALAPGLLGWRLAMARARFDVLDYRGADADVQYVIATAPPGSPLELPAKNQLAQHYESMERGRRFTPALTPDATEQQLKEWAAIRADAWRLFSTGHFQEAEPIYRRIVTLNPRDTLATHQLGLTLMQLGRCKDALAIFGNVLNMNPSEDDYADTVFRMGQCLVELEQWEDAFVHFQTLYDTAVEFEQNNKDVQLPAGTRVLAKDKLARWLDKIRPHVPELARMSTAEAAAVPAPSGVKSPAAALAEEALFEKALERLTPQKPLDSQASLMGRDADFSWFRFVISSGKVIRDDYPTGAHEFIPLNPNDTFPVTQPDIYLVFGLVSASYDAVPLSAQCFLELAEVTGEATPVAQDQVMMAMNDQSGYFRLSAPKTGWAPGLYRCGLFAGERTSAYTQADEVRFRIINPLRSVE
- a CDS encoding glycosyltransferase — encoded protein: MKILHLGNAYFLESFRQLGHDVKWAGYHRTADVPLLRSLLDAKDLLARLPSNWFPDLIVLGDESTYPLVLGLEAIPVPVVWYVIDSHIHFSWHLHYATAFDAIFVAQKDWVPAYQLDGDRQHVSWMPLFCHRSQDQDRGFARDIPLSFIGTLNAARNPDRVDLIRRLQTRYPVVVQSGPYLETFNRSMLVLNQSVANDVNFRTFQAMACGALLLTERVGNGFDDLFQDRTHCVLYEKGNVDRIVELTDYYHAHPAERKAIARQGHDTVMAAHTSLHRAQALLDMIARQPLHEYVAKRQLRQAPIRWSLASVYESAARTYGQAGARAEEDIRRRHFLEMSEGYHALAQTIRSQLDPLVAA
- a CDS encoding GIY-YIG nuclease family protein, producing MWLVYIVECADKSLYTGVTSDLEKRMAAHAAGKGAKYTKPRRPLILRYTETVASRGDALRREAAIKSLNRSGKLTLIDSYKQQAVSLT